AAGGTCGGAAAAGACGGCGTCATTACGGTCGAGGAGTCCAAGAGCATGGACACGAATCTCTCGGTTGTCGAGGGCATGCAGTTTGATCGTGGCTACATCAGCCCATACATGGTAACGGATATGGATAAGATGGAAGCCGTTCTCGATGATCCGTACATTCTCATCACGGACCGCAAGATCTCCGCGATCGCCGATATCCTTCCTATCCTTGAGCAGGTTGTAAAGCAGGGTAAGGAGCTTGTCATCATCAGTGAAGATCTCGATGGTGAAGCGCTCGCAACAATCGTTGTCAATAAGCTCCGCGGTACCTTCAAGGCGCTTGCCGTCAAGGCTCCGGGCTTTGGTGACCGCCGTAAGGCAATGCTCGAAGACATCGCTGTCCTCACGGGCGGTACGGTCATCTCCGAGGAAATCGGCCGCAAGCTCGACAGCGTCGGTATCGAGGATCTCGGCCGTGCTCGTCAGGTTCGCGCCTCCAAGGAGGAGACGACGGTTGTCGACGGTGCGGGCGACAAGGGGCAGATTTCCGCTCGCGTCGAGCAGATCAAGAAGCAGATTGCGGATACGACTTCGGACTTTGACCGCGAGAAGCTGCAGGAGCGTCTTGCAAAGCTCGCCGGCGGTGTCGCCGTCATCGAAATCGGTGCGGCTACAGAGGTGGAGCTCAAGGAGAAGAAGCTCCGCATTGAGGATGCTCTCAACGCGACGCGCGCAGCCGTGGAGGAAGGTATTGTCGCAGGCGGCGGTACGACCTTCATCGATATTCTTCCGTCACTTGATAAGCTCACGGCAGAGGGTGATGTCCAGACGGGCATCAACATCGTCAAGCGTGCCATCGAGGAGCCTGTTCGCCAGATTGCAAACAATGCAGGTCTGGAGGGCTCAGTTGTCGTCGAGAACGTCAAGAAGGCAGGCAAGGGCAAGGGATTCAATGCACTCTCCGATGAGTATGTTGACATGATTGCTCAGGGTATTGTGGATCCGGCGAAGGTCACACGCTCCGCGCTCCAGAATGCAGCATCGATTGCGGCCATGGTTCTCACGACGGAGACGCTCGTCGCTGATAAGCCGGAGCCGGCATCGGCTATGCCTGCAGGCGGCGCGCCGGGAATGGGCGGCATGCCGGGCATGATGTAAGATACTTGCATCAAATTACATAAGCACACAAAAGCACCTCTCGTGTTTTCGGACATGAGAGGTGCTTTTATGATGCTCCGTTTTTTATCATGAAGCCGCGAAAGGAAAGCCGAACGGCGCGGGAGGAACATCTGCTTCCCTTGATCGCACTCATTTATGTGCATGGAATTATGCGTCAGGTTTCGCTTTTGAGAAGCTGTTTTTTCAGCGATCTGTAACCGACGGTGTAGTAGGTGCCGTTCTGTGATTCTCTGTGGTCAAAGCCATAGGCGCGGCGGCTGACAGCAAGAATGGGAGGGGATTGAATGCGCTTGGCAATCGCCATTCCCGTGAAGAGATTCCACCAGCGTTCGAGGTCGGCGATAAAGTCGGCGGGCGTTTTGAAAAGCTCCTTGACAATGCCCGGCCTGCAGCCTAACTGCTCTTCGAGGGTGCCGTTGACGTACCACTCGAGGATGTCCTGCGGTGCTGCCTTTTCCCATCGTTCGACAAAGGAGCGAAAGAGAAAGTCGTGGTACGGGTAGCAGAGAGGGTCTCCCTTGCCTTCATCGACGTTCTGCGCGTCGGACAGCTCGGCAGAGGGGACGATGTCGATGGTCGCCTGTGGAATAACTTCCCGCCGATAGACGTGCTCGTTGAGGTAGCGGGCCAGATCGTAGATCTGGAATTTCCAAAGATCGGCGAGAGCGGCGAGAAAACCGGACTGATCTCCGTAGAGTGTGGAGTAGCCGACCGTGGTTTCCGCTTTGTTGGCATTGCAGGTGAAGCCTCCGCCAAAAGCTGCGGCGACGCCTGCAAGAATGCGGGAGCTGCGGTCGCGAGCCTGTATGTTTTCCATTGTGAAGGAGGAGACTTGCAGATGGCTATCGCTGCCGTCGGCAAAGAAGGTGATCGGCGTCGTTTCAAGTTGTTTTTTTGTATGCTCGACAGATTCCTGTATGGGGAGAACAGCGTAACGGCAGCCGATGTTCGCGGCAAGGCCGGCGGCAAGTCCTTTTGTCGTCTCCGAGTTAAAGACACCGGGCATATTGACGAGGAGGACATTTTCTCTGCCGAGGACGTTGGCATAAAGCGCTGCCGCGACAGCGGAATCAATGCCGCCGGAAACGCCGATGACGACCTTTTTCATGTTGATGCGGGAGAGGAAGGTCTTGACGCCGTAGGCGATGGATTTGTAAATGTGGGCAATGTCGGATTCCTCTTTGTCCCGGATAGGCGCCGCATCGGCAATGGCTTCAAGGCGGAGGAAGGCGATATTTTCCTCGTAGGCGTCTATCTCAAGGATGCGCTGCCCCTTTGCATTGTAGACGGTGGACGCTCCGTCGAAAGTGAAGACGGTCTTGCCGTTGTTTTGCAGGCCGACGTTGTTGACATAGATGAGCGGGGCATCGGCGTCTCTCGCTTCCCTGCCGAAGAGGCGGTGGCGTTTCTCGTTCTTGCCAAGGGTGTAAGGGGAGGCGGAGATGTTGACATAGAAGTCAACATTGCCCTTTGCTTTCAGGATCTCCATGGGTTCTAAGCTGTAGTTTTCACTCCATCCGTCTTCACAAAGGAGGCAGCCGATGGTATAGCGGCGATCACCGAGCTTTAAGGAGATGGGTGAGAGAAGGGAGGAGACCTGTGTGCCGAGCTCTCCGGCAAGCTTTTGAAGACTGTAGAAGTGGCGTGTATCATCGAACTCGCGGTAGTTGGGGAGAAGTGTCTTAATCTGGAAGGGGTAGGGCATGCCGCCGGGGGAGACAAGTCGCTTATTCTGTGCCGCGAAGAAGGCGTTGTACTTTCGCGGGCGTCCGTCGTTGTTCTTTTTTGCCCAGTCAACGGCAAGAGAGCCGAAGAGGACGGCAATGCCGTCCGCCGCCCGTATGACGGCTTCGTTCGCAGCCTCTATATCGCGCAGAAAGGAGCGCTCTTCCCACGTATCGCCGAGAAGATATCCGGGGACAGCCATCTCGGGAAAGATGATGAGGTCAGCGCCCTTGTCCTTGGCACGTTGAATGAACTGCAGCATGGTTTCCGTGTTGTCGCCGGGGCGTCCCGGAATGACATTCATTTGAGCAATGGCGATTTGCATGAAAAATACCTCGTTTATATGCAGAAAAGTCAGTTTGCGCCAAAAGCAGCGGAGAAGGAAATAAGCATAGGCGAATTTAAAAAGCTGTGTTATAATAATATGGATTGACTTGAGGGGGCAACGCGATGAAGGGAGTCAAAAAAACAAATGCCGCTCGTATACTCGACGGGCTCGGCATTTCGTATACGCTGGAAAATTATCCTGTTGACCCGGATGACCTGTCTGCTGTGCACGTCGCAGAACAGATCGGAAAACCGGCGCAGCAGATTTTCAAGACGCTTGTCTGCCGCGGGGACAAAACGGGTATCCTGATGGCGTGCATTCCCGGTGACGGAGAGCTGGATCTCAAAGCGGCGGCGAGCCTTTCAGGAAATAAGCGAGTGGAGCTCGTGCACCTCAAAGAAGTACAGGCGCTCACAGGCTATATTCGAGGCGGATGCTCTCCGCTGGGCGCAAAGAAGGACTATCCTGTGTTCATTGACGAATCCGCAAGGCGATGGGATGAAATTGCCATCAGCGCCGGCGTGCGAGGAGAGCAGATATTTTTGACGCCGACGGATTTGGAGACCGCGACGAAGGGGATTTTCGGGAAAATCACACGTTGATATTTTAGCACAGATGAGAGAGAATTTCCATAAGGGAAAGAAATAAGAACACAGGAGGAATATTCGTGAAATATCAGAGCACACGGGGAAATGCAGCGGGAATCGAATCGGCGGAAGCGATTTTGGAAGGCCTGGCGGGAGATGGCGGACTTTTCGTCCCGGAGGAGCTGCCGCAGACAGATCGAAGCTTTATCGAGTCGCTTGCCGCGCTGCCGTACGCGGAGCGCGCGGCAAAGATCATCGGTCTCTTTTTGACGGACTACACGACGGAAGAGCTTCTTGCCTGCACAAAGGCCGCTTACGGCGGAAAGAAGTTTGACAATGCTCGTATTGCGCCTGTTCGAAGCATTTCGGATGATTCCTTTCTCGAGCTCTGGCACGGTCCGACGAGTGCGTTTAAGGATATGGCATTGCAGCTTCTGCCGCAGCTTATGCAGACGGCGCTCAAGAAGACGGGCAAGAAGGAAGACATCCTTATTCTTGTTGCGACCTCGGGAGATACCGGAAAGGCGGCGCTCGAAGGATTTGCGGATGTGGAGCAGATTAAGATTCTGACGTTTTATCCGGAGGGCGGCGTCTCGGACATTCAGCGCCTGCAGATGGTCACACAGCAGGGAAAAAATGTCGAGGTCATCGCTGTCAAAGGCAATTTTGACGACGCACAGAACGGCGTGAAGAAGATTTTCAACGACGCCGCCTTTGCCGGGGAGCTGAAAGCGGAGGGTGTTGAATTGTCGTCGGCAAACTCCATCAACTGGGGCAGACTTGTGCCGCAGATTGTCTACTACTTCACGAGCTATATCGATCTCGTGGCAGAGGGGCGCATCACAGCCGATGAGGTGCTTGACTACACGGTGCCGACAGGAAACTTCGGAGATATTCTTGCGGGCTACTATGCGAAGCGCATGGGCCTGCCTGTCGGTCGTCTCGTTTGCGCTGCGAATGACAATAATGTGCTGGCGGACTTCCTCACGACGGGTATCTACGATCGAAACCGCGACTTCCACAAGACGATTTCACCCTCCATGGACATCCTGATTTCAAGCAATCTGGAGCGCCTCTTATACCATGTCGCGGGCAGTGAAAAGACGACGGCGTGGATGGCGGAGCTTGCGGCGACGGGCCGCTATCAGGCGGATGCGGAGACGATGTCGACGATACGTGAGACGTTCCGTGCGGGGTGGGCGGATCAGAGTGCGACGCGCGCGGCCATTCAATCGGTCTACGAAAAAGACAATTATGTGCTCGATCCGCATACAGCGGTCGCTTACCGTGTCGCGCAGGATTACATCAAGGCGGAGCGGAGCCGGACAAAAATGGTCATTGTCTCTACGGCAAGCCCCTATAAGTTCAACGATACCGTGCTTGCGGCTCTGGACAAAGATGTGCCGAAGGATCCGATGGAAGCGCTCACGGCGCTTTCGAATATTGCCGATGCCCCGATTCCGGCAGGCTTGGCATCCCTTAAAAACGCGGAAGAACTTCATCGTACCGTTGTGGAGAAATCGGAAATGCAGCGAGCCGTTGCCGCCTTTGCAAGGAAATAATGGAAAAGAAAGTGGAGGTCTGCCAGCCATCCTATGTAGAGCATTTTGTCTGCGATGGAGCACGGTGTCAGGCTCGCTGCTGCCGCGGGTGGCAGATCGCGGTCAACGACGCCGCTTACGCGCTCTATGAGGAAATCGACGGAGACCTCAGGCAGGACGTCCTGGCCTCCATCCGCTCTTTTCCGCCCAATGCGGCATTTCCAAAGGGCGGTCGGGAAATTATCCTCCGGGAAGACGGCTCGTGTCCGATGATCTGCACGAAGGATCAGCTGTGCCGGATACAGCGCACGTATGGGGAGACGTACTTATCGATTGCCTGTCAGGTATTTCCCCGTATGGCGCACAGCCTGGAGCGGATCCAGTTTCGCACGATGTCTCTCGCCTGTCCGGTGGCGGCTGATGCGGCAATGACGGTGGAGGGGATGAAATGGTCCCGGACCGCGTATCTCGATGAAGAGGAGCGCATCTGGCAGGCGCTTTTTCAAGCGGAGGGCTGGGGAACGCCCTACCGGCGGCAGGAAAGCGACAGTGACCGTCGCCGAATGACGGTTGTGCTTTCCATGGCGGCGGTCAGTACGTCCGAGGCGCTGTC
This portion of the Selenomonas sp. TAMA-11512 genome encodes:
- the groL gene encoding chaperonin GroEL (60 kDa chaperone family; promotes refolding of misfolded polypeptides especially under stressful conditions; forms two stacked rings of heptamers to form a barrel-shaped 14mer; ends can be capped by GroES; misfolded proteins enter the barrel where they are refolded when GroES binds) produces the protein MAKQILFNEEARRALRKGVDALADAVKVTLGPKGRNVVLDKKFGAPAITNDGVTIARDIELEDPFENMGAQLVKEVATKTNDIAGDGTTTATLLAQAMIHEGMRNVAAGANPMILKKGIETAVKTLVEEIKSSAQKVEGKDAIAQVASISSADEEIGKLIAEAMEKVGKDGVITVEESKSMDTNLSVVEGMQFDRGYISPYMVTDMDKMEAVLDDPYILITDRKISAIADILPILEQVVKQGKELVIISEDLDGEALATIVVNKLRGTFKALAVKAPGFGDRRKAMLEDIAVLTGGTVISEEIGRKLDSVGIEDLGRARQVRASKEETTVVDGAGDKGQISARVEQIKKQIADTTSDFDREKLQERLAKLAGGVAVIEIGAATEVELKEKKLRIEDALNATRAAVEEGIVAGGGTTFIDILPSLDKLTAEGDVQTGINIVKRAIEEPVRQIANNAGLEGSVVVENVKKAGKGKGFNALSDEYVDMIAQGIVDPAKVTRSALQNAASIAAMVLTTETLVADKPEPASAMPAGGAPGMGGMPGMM
- the nadE gene encoding NAD(+) synthase, which produces MQIAIAQMNVIPGRPGDNTETMLQFIQRAKDKGADLIIFPEMAVPGYLLGDTWEERSFLRDIEAANEAVIRAADGIAVLFGSLAVDWAKKNNDGRPRKYNAFFAAQNKRLVSPGGMPYPFQIKTLLPNYREFDDTRHFYSLQKLAGELGTQVSSLLSPISLKLGDRRYTIGCLLCEDGWSENYSLEPMEILKAKGNVDFYVNISASPYTLGKNEKRHRLFGREARDADAPLIYVNNVGLQNNGKTVFTFDGASTVYNAKGQRILEIDAYEENIAFLRLEAIADAAPIRDKEESDIAHIYKSIAYGVKTFLSRINMKKVVIGVSGGIDSAVAAALYANVLGRENVLLVNMPGVFNSETTKGLAAGLAANIGCRYAVLPIQESVEHTKKQLETTPITFFADGSDSHLQVSSFTMENIQARDRSSRILAGVAAAFGGGFTCNANKAETTVGYSTLYGDQSGFLAALADLWKFQIYDLARYLNEHVYRREVIPQATIDIVPSAELSDAQNVDEGKGDPLCYPYHDFLFRSFVERWEKAAPQDILEWYVNGTLEEQLGCRPGIVKELFKTPADFIADLERWWNLFTGMAIAKRIQSPPILAVSRRAYGFDHRESQNGTYYTVGYRSLKKQLLKSET
- the ybaK gene encoding Cys-tRNA(Pro) deacylase — its product is MKGVKKTNAARILDGLGISYTLENYPVDPDDLSAVHVAEQIGKPAQQIFKTLVCRGDKTGILMACIPGDGELDLKAAASLSGNKRVELVHLKEVQALTGYIRGGCSPLGAKKDYPVFIDESARRWDEIAISAGVRGEQIFLTPTDLETATKGIFGKITR
- the thrC gene encoding threonine synthase; this translates as MKYQSTRGNAAGIESAEAILEGLAGDGGLFVPEELPQTDRSFIESLAALPYAERAAKIIGLFLTDYTTEELLACTKAAYGGKKFDNARIAPVRSISDDSFLELWHGPTSAFKDMALQLLPQLMQTALKKTGKKEDILILVATSGDTGKAALEGFADVEQIKILTFYPEGGVSDIQRLQMVTQQGKNVEVIAVKGNFDDAQNGVKKIFNDAAFAGELKAEGVELSSANSINWGRLVPQIVYYFTSYIDLVAEGRITADEVLDYTVPTGNFGDILAGYYAKRMGLPVGRLVCAANDNNVLADFLTTGIYDRNRDFHKTISPSMDILISSNLERLLYHVAGSEKTTAWMAELAATGRYQADAETMSTIRETFRAGWADQSATRAAIQSVYEKDNYVLDPHTAVAYRVAQDYIKAERSRTKMVIVSTASPYKFNDTVLAALDKDVPKDPMEALTALSNIADAPIPAGLASLKNAEELHRTVVEKSEMQRAVAAFARK